The nucleotide sequence CGCGAGCCTCCGCGCTTCCCATGAATTCCTGGACACGCATCGGGGTTCGGGAAGGCCGCCCGGGACTCCGATAGTCCGGGATCCCGGACTCCGTGCTGCACCCCGCTCCGGAAAGCACCACAGCGGGGCGCTCCCGCAGCCGCTCCGCGAGAGCGTCGAGGGCGGCTGCAAAGGGAGTGGTGGAACGGGGGGTCACCGCCACTCGCTCAGACAATCCGGAAATTCCGCATCATCCCGAGATCTTCGTGTTCGAGGATGTGGCAGTGATAGAGGTAAAGTCCCGGATGTTCGCTGAAGCGGATCTGAATCCGCACCGTCTCCCCCGGGAGCACGAGCACGGTGTCGGTCCAACCCTCGTCCACGATCCCCGCACGGAGCCCGCTATCCGGCATGCCGCCGCTCCGGCCGAGAACCCGGAACTGCCGTCCATGGATATGGATCGGGTGTGCCATCGCCATCCCCATGGGGTTCGGCACATTCACGAGCTCCCAGACATGCGTCGAGCCGGCCTCGACCGTCTCTTCCGGCGAAACACCCTCCAGTTCGAAGGTGCGGCCTCCGAGGGTCCATTGCATCTGTCCCATGGCCAGGGCCACCCGCCGAACGGGCGCGCTCGGAGCCGCGTCCCACCCAGGCCCCGGTTCCGACAGACGCTCGGGGAGCCGAAGCGGCCTCGTGTTTCGTCCGCGGACGTCGATCGTCAACACGTCCAATGCCGCCCCGTGCGCCGGACCCGCGGACATTCCCATCGTCGCCCCCATCATCATCCCGACATTTCCAGCGTCTTCGGGCGGATAGGCGAGACTCCGAAGCCGGATCCGCGCCCCCTCGGAGAGATCCGAGAGGTCCTGGACAAGGTCGGCACGCTGCCCGGGCGCGAGGGTCAGGAAGTCCCGGGACACGGCGCGTTCCAGGAGCCCGCCGTCGCCGCCGATCACCGTCATCGGGCGGCCGTCGCTCCAGCCCAGCTTGTAGGTCCGCGCGTTCGATCCGTTGAGGAGGCGCAGGCGCACCCACCCCGCTTCGACGGGGGCGGTGAAGTTCGGGACTCCATTCACGAGGACGCGGTCGCCGAGCACGCCGTTCATGAGCTCGGTCATCCCGGCCATCCCCATCGGCCCCATCCCGCCCATGCCCCGCCCCCTCCCCATTCCGCCGCGCCCGGCCGGACCTCCCCCCATCCCGGCAGACTCGGGATAGGCGAACTGGTTGGCCTCGTCGAAGCTCCGGTCCTGGATGACACAAACGAGTTCCGACTCCGCCGCCGGCAGGCCGAGTGCGGCCTCTTCCTCGTCGTCGACCAGGAGAAGGCCCGCGAGCCCGCGATGCACTTGAGGCCCCGTCCGCATGTCCGGATGCGGATGGTACCAGTACGTCCCGGAGCGATTCGCGACCGTGAAGTCGTAGACGTACTCCACGCCCGTCGGAAACGCGAACCGAGGGTGCCCGTCCGCCGACTCCGGCACATCGAGGCCGTGCCAGTGAATGACCGACGGTTCGGGGAGGCCATTCGCGAAACGGATGCGCACACGCTCGCCGCGTCGAAGGCGGAGAGTCGGCCCAAGGTACGACTCCCCGGCGGCCCGGAGAGCATCCAGACGGCCACGCACGACCTCTCCGCGGAAGCGCCAGACGGATGTCGCCTCACCTGGTAGAAGGGAGACTTCCTCCGGCACGGCCGAAAGGGCGAGCTCGAGGCCGGGGGCGAGCTGCTGCACGGTGCGCGGCACGCCGTCCTGTAGCGATTGTACGCCCGGGCCGACCTCGCTGCACCCAACGAGGCCGAAGCGGCCCGCCATCGGCGCAACGGCGGATAACCCCAGGAGCTTCAAGACGTCACGACGGTCCATGAACACAATCTATCCCTTGGAGTTCAGGTGAGCTCATGCGCGCGGGGGCATCGGAATGAAGGCGCTCGTCCGCTTCCCGTAGGCCTCGAACTCCGGATTCCCCTCGTACTTCTTCTCGAGCATGGGGACACCCGAAACCCGGAGGAGGAGGAGGGTCAACACCAGAGGCCCGACGGCTCCCCACCACCCGTTCGGCACCGGCAACACAATGAGGAAGATTCCCCACCAGAGAAGGGCTTCTCCGAAATAGTTGGGATGGCGGGTGAAGCGCCAGAGTCCCCCGG is from Gemmatimonadota bacterium and encodes:
- a CDS encoding multicopper oxidase domain-containing protein, whose product is MDRRDVLKLLGLSAVAPMAGRFGLVGCSEVGPGVQSLQDGVPRTVQQLAPGLELALSAVPEEVSLLPGEATSVWRFRGEVVRGRLDALRAAGESYLGPTLRLRRGERVRIRFANGLPEPSVIHWHGLDVPESADGHPRFAFPTGVEYVYDFTVANRSGTYWYHPHPDMRTGPQVHRGLAGLLLVDDEEEAALGLPAAESELVCVIQDRSFDEANQFAYPESAGMGGGPAGRGGMGRGRGMGGMGPMGMAGMTELMNGVLGDRVLVNGVPNFTAPVEAGWVRLRLLNGSNARTYKLGWSDGRPMTVIGGDGGLLERAVSRDFLTLAPGQRADLVQDLSDLSEGARIRLRSLAYPPEDAGNVGMMMGATMGMSAGPAHGAALDVLTIDVRGRNTRPLRLPERLSEPGPGWDAAPSAPVRRVALAMGQMQWTLGGRTFELEGVSPEETVEAGSTHVWELVNVPNPMGMAMAHPIHIHGRQFRVLGRSGGMPDSGLRAGIVDEGWTDTVLVLPGETVRIQIRFSEHPGLYLYHCHILEHEDLGMMRNFRIV